Proteins encoded together in one Deinococcus multiflagellatus window:
- a CDS encoding peptidase C39 family protein, whose protein sequence is MTYPASTTLIHERAGDWTGGEGRGVAAGPSGLTLAPGASSGTWTSAVLAAPAFDELVPSWNARTPARGSVTVEVRAQQGGRWTRYFSFGTWSSAEGRTSLDGQKDASGQVLTDTLRLSAKASAYQYRVTLRGAGTGVTLLAFATSDRARQASGLGTPGTRALWGKVLGVPARSQMLYPGGGEVWCSPTSVSMILAHYGVNVTVPDAAQATFDRAYDGTGNWPFNTAYAATHGLRAFVTRLPSLAQAERFIAAGVPLAVSLGWKAGELPGAPLPTSSGHLMVLVGFDAQGNPVLNDPAAPTDAAVRRTYPRAAFEKLWLTHSGGLAYVIARPGTALP, encoded by the coding sequence ATGACCTACCCTGCGTCCACCACCCTGATTCACGAGCGCGCTGGCGACTGGACCGGCGGCGAGGGAAGGGGCGTGGCGGCGGGCCCCAGCGGGCTCACGCTGGCGCCGGGGGCCAGCAGCGGCACCTGGACCTCGGCGGTCCTGGCGGCCCCCGCCTTTGATGAACTGGTGCCGTCGTGGAACGCGCGCACCCCGGCCAGGGGCAGCGTCACCGTGGAGGTGCGCGCGCAGCAGGGCGGGCGCTGGACGCGCTACTTCAGCTTTGGCACCTGGAGCAGCGCCGAAGGCCGCACCAGCCTGGACGGCCAGAAGGACGCCAGCGGGCAGGTGCTGACCGACACCCTGCGCCTGAGCGCCAAGGCCAGCGCCTACCAGTACCGCGTGACCCTGCGCGGGGCCGGTACCGGCGTGACCCTGCTGGCCTTCGCCACCTCGGACCGCGCAAGGCAGGCTTCGGGGCTGGGCACCCCCGGCACGCGCGCCCTGTGGGGCAAGGTGCTGGGCGTGCCCGCGCGCTCGCAGATGCTGTACCCGGGCGGCGGCGAGGTCTGGTGCAGCCCCACCAGCGTGAGCATGATCCTGGCCCACTACGGCGTGAACGTGACGGTGCCCGACGCCGCCCAGGCCACCTTTGACCGCGCCTACGACGGCACCGGCAACTGGCCCTTTAACACCGCCTACGCTGCCACCCACGGCCTGCGCGCGTTTGTCACGCGCCTGCCCAGCCTCGCCCAGGCCGAGCGGTTCATTGCTGCCGGGGTGCCGCTGGCGGTCAGCCTGGGCTGGAAGGCGGGCGAACTGCCCGGCGCCCCGCTGCCCACCAGCAGCGGTCACCTGATGGTGCTCGTGGGCTTTGACGCCCAGGGCAACCCGGTTCTGAACGACCCCGCCGCCCCCACCGACGCCGCCGTGCGCCGCACCTACCCCCGCGCGGCCTTCGAGAAGCTGTGGCTGACCCACAGCGGCGGGCTGGCGTACGTGATTGCGCGGCCGGGGACGGCGTTGCCGTAG
- a CDS encoding alpha/beta hydrolase, with protein sequence MPEVRFRLHLPPGSLPAGTLFLTGDFRGWAAEPGPFAFVQGEVRANLPDGTLTGVKVRLHHPDGTVTEEGDAWGGRAPAHPVVVRGPGLVELTVAGWQDARAGQGRPVRSAPPRQEVTLAAPWGPQRVRLWWPTGHDGPLPLLILHDGQNVFDEGPTFAGESWDAAGAAQTLAEAGWPCRVAALPVNEDRSRRYVPFPFELNAFASGADEYADWLRDALLPDLRERFGPVPASHVALVGSSFGGLITAYCGLRDPGTYGTWGVFSPAVWPADFALRRWWAPRRDPQARVWLDMGDHEGATLDDAARTVALTHELAAELSPKVREVHLTIGEGHWHDEAAWRARLPHFLRWWLTGLKSLEVDL encoded by the coding sequence ATGCCCGAAGTGCGCTTTCGTCTGCACCTGCCGCCCGGTTCGCTCCCGGCCGGTACGCTGTTTCTGACCGGCGATTTCCGGGGCTGGGCTGCCGAACCCGGTCCGTTTGCGTTTGTGCAGGGCGAAGTGCGCGCGAACCTCCCGGACGGGACCCTGACCGGCGTGAAAGTGCGCTTACATCACCCGGACGGCACCGTGACCGAGGAGGGCGACGCCTGGGGCGGACGCGCGCCGGCCCACCCGGTGGTGGTGCGTGGGCCGGGGCTGGTGGAGCTGACCGTGGCGGGCTGGCAGGACGCGCGGGCCGGGCAGGGGCGGCCTGTGCGCTCGGCCCCTCCGCGCCAGGAGGTGACGCTGGCCGCGCCGTGGGGGCCTCAGCGCGTGCGCCTGTGGTGGCCGACCGGCCACGACGGCCCGCTGCCGCTCCTGATCCTGCATGACGGCCAGAACGTGTTCGACGAGGGCCCCACCTTCGCGGGCGAAAGCTGGGACGCGGCCGGTGCAGCGCAGACACTGGCCGAGGCGGGCTGGCCCTGCCGCGTGGCCGCGCTGCCGGTGAACGAGGACCGCAGCCGCCGCTACGTGCCCTTTCCCTTCGAGCTAAACGCCTTTGCCAGCGGCGCTGACGAATACGCCGACTGGTTGAGGGACGCCCTGCTGCCCGACCTTCGGGAGCGGTTCGGGCCCGTGCCGGCGTCGCACGTGGCGCTGGTGGGCTCGTCGTTCGGGGGGCTGATCACCGCCTACTGCGGTCTGCGCGACCCTGGCACCTACGGCACCTGGGGGGTGTTCAGCCCGGCGGTGTGGCCCGCCGACTTCGCGCTGCGGCGCTGGTGGGCGCCGCGCCGCGACCCCCAGGCCCGGGTGTGGTTGGACATGGGCGACCACGAGGGCGCCACCCTGGATGACGCCGCCCGCACGGTGGCCCTGACCCATGAACTGGCTGCGGAACTGAGCCCGAAGGTGCGCGAGGTGCACCTGACTATCGGTGAGGGCCACTGGCACGATGAGGCCGCGTGGCGCGCGCGCCTGCCCCACTTCCTGCGCTGGTGGCTGACGGGCCTTAAGTCGCTCGAAGTTGATCTGTAG